In Microbacterium maritypicum, the following are encoded in one genomic region:
- the smc gene encoding chromosome segregation protein SMC yields the protein MHLKSLTLKGFKSFAQPTSFVFEPGVTCIVGPNGSGKSNVVDALAWVMGEQGAKTLRGGKMEDVIFAGTSTRGPLGRAEVQLTIDNADGALPIEFAEVTISRTLFRNGSSEYAINGEGCRLLDVQELLSDSGLGREMHVIVGQGRLDTVLQASPEDRRGFIEEAAGILKHRRRKEKTLRKLDAMEANLTRLSDLAGEIRRQLKPLGRQAEIAREAQTIAAVVRDAKARIFADDVVALRTALADHTRTEHERHTERLVLSDQAETVRASIARLEQDQNSVAVDQARSVAFGLEQVQERMRGLYTLANQRLALLGSEDDDAAVTAVTVTQATIDEAKDEIDVISAGLGDAQDAAASASRDVVHARAELDTLDVDIAEQSALVSEYDMRLSALRGTADAAASALAAVRGAVLRQENALEAANTRRREAAEALEAIDDAEAPEGTAVEHAAAYESAQRAATAAEAERETLRERLHAAEREVDSLTAKAAALSSALALSGGAAEIVKAGGKGIRGLVGDAVQVRAGFEAAIAAVLGPLTEGVLIDTAADAFAQAAEAAENRRGVVDFVVADALRPEPVAAPIEGVTPAVETVTAPDGVLGILSHVLIADDLGAARVARTALDGAGDTSTTIVTVGGDVITAQTLRTGSGGERSRLELAAERDAAAERLAEIQIVVDSLREAREDANEAVETTRRQAKDALRALREHDAALATHAEQVNRVTVRHESAVAECERLETGLAQAQAAVSDAEAKAEAAKAALDEAIAAPRPVLDASARDGLLETLEMAREGEVRARLEIETLRERVRAAQARVTSLERQREQERDAAAEAARRAVIRRAQREAASGVAEELPRILDSLDRSVTEARLALAEAEAARSAQNEELVGLRAQETSLRERLAGLTESVHGLELQIHEKKLHLNSLLERVSSELALDEDILVAEYGPDQLVPRDPGVEHPADELLDDTAIPFDRRIQQRRLADAERKLAQLGRVNPLALEEFAALEQRHAFLTEQLADLTQTRQDLLTIIADLDERMQTIFASAFEDTKEAFGQVFPLLFPGGTGSISLTDPENMLTTGIEVSVRPVGKKIERLSLLSGGERSLAAVALLVAIFKARPSPFYILDEVEAALDDANLGRLLTVFEQLRESSQLLIITHQKRTMEIADALYGVSMRQDGVSAVVGQRVGDRAAAAV from the coding sequence ATGCATCTGAAGAGCCTGACGCTCAAAGGGTTCAAGTCGTTCGCGCAGCCGACGAGCTTCGTCTTCGAGCCCGGCGTGACCTGCATCGTCGGCCCCAACGGGTCGGGCAAGTCGAACGTCGTCGACGCCCTTGCCTGGGTGATGGGGGAGCAGGGCGCGAAGACGCTCCGCGGCGGGAAGATGGAGGACGTCATCTTCGCGGGCACCTCGACGCGGGGCCCGCTCGGGCGCGCTGAGGTGCAGCTCACGATCGACAACGCCGACGGTGCCCTCCCGATCGAGTTCGCCGAGGTCACGATCAGCCGCACGCTGTTCCGCAACGGGTCGAGCGAGTACGCGATCAACGGCGAAGGATGCCGGCTCCTCGATGTGCAGGAGCTTCTCAGCGACTCCGGACTGGGCCGCGAAATGCACGTGATCGTCGGGCAGGGGCGCCTCGACACGGTACTGCAGGCTTCTCCCGAGGACCGGCGGGGCTTCATCGAAGAGGCGGCGGGAATCCTCAAGCATCGCCGCCGCAAGGAGAAGACCCTCCGCAAGCTCGATGCGATGGAGGCGAACCTCACCCGTCTCAGCGACCTGGCGGGGGAGATCCGCCGTCAGCTCAAGCCGCTCGGGCGCCAGGCGGAGATCGCGCGCGAGGCGCAGACGATCGCTGCCGTCGTGCGTGATGCGAAGGCCCGGATCTTCGCGGACGACGTCGTCGCGCTGCGTACGGCTCTCGCCGACCACACGCGTACCGAGCACGAACGCCACACCGAGCGGCTGGTCCTGTCAGACCAGGCCGAAACGGTGCGAGCGAGTATCGCTCGGCTCGAACAGGATCAGAACTCGGTCGCCGTCGATCAGGCCCGGAGCGTGGCCTTCGGTCTGGAGCAGGTGCAGGAGCGGATGCGCGGACTCTACACGCTCGCGAACCAACGCCTGGCGCTGCTCGGATCCGAAGATGACGACGCTGCCGTCACCGCCGTCACCGTGACCCAGGCCACTATCGATGAGGCGAAGGACGAGATCGACGTGATCTCGGCCGGTCTCGGCGACGCGCAGGATGCGGCGGCGTCGGCGAGCCGTGACGTCGTGCACGCCAGGGCTGAGCTCGACACGCTCGATGTGGACATCGCCGAGCAGAGTGCGCTGGTGTCGGAATACGACATGCGCCTCTCGGCGCTGCGCGGTACCGCTGACGCTGCGGCCTCGGCTCTCGCCGCCGTGCGAGGCGCGGTGCTTCGTCAGGAGAACGCGCTCGAGGCGGCGAACACGCGCAGGCGGGAGGCTGCCGAGGCGCTCGAGGCGATCGACGATGCCGAAGCGCCCGAGGGCACCGCCGTCGAACATGCGGCCGCATACGAGAGCGCGCAGCGGGCGGCGACAGCCGCGGAGGCCGAGCGGGAGACTCTGCGTGAGCGACTGCATGCGGCCGAGCGTGAGGTCGACTCCCTGACCGCGAAGGCCGCGGCCCTGAGTAGTGCTCTGGCCCTGTCGGGCGGCGCCGCCGAGATCGTCAAAGCCGGCGGAAAGGGCATTCGCGGACTCGTCGGAGACGCCGTGCAGGTCCGTGCCGGCTTCGAAGCGGCGATCGCCGCGGTCCTCGGTCCGCTCACAGAAGGCGTTCTCATCGACACTGCGGCCGACGCTTTCGCCCAGGCGGCAGAAGCTGCCGAGAACCGCAGGGGAGTCGTCGACTTCGTCGTCGCCGACGCGCTTCGTCCAGAGCCCGTCGCCGCCCCGATCGAGGGCGTCACACCCGCGGTCGAGACTGTGACGGCACCCGACGGTGTGCTGGGCATCCTGTCGCACGTTCTGATCGCAGACGATCTGGGCGCCGCCCGTGTCGCGCGCACGGCGCTCGACGGAGCCGGGGACACTTCGACGACGATCGTGACCGTCGGGGGCGACGTGATCACCGCCCAGACGCTACGCACCGGGTCCGGTGGCGAACGATCGCGACTGGAGCTCGCGGCGGAGCGGGATGCCGCCGCCGAGCGACTGGCGGAGATTCAGATCGTGGTGGACTCGCTCCGCGAGGCGCGGGAGGACGCGAACGAAGCAGTCGAGACGACCAGACGCCAGGCGAAGGACGCACTCCGTGCACTGCGCGAGCATGATGCAGCCCTCGCCACCCACGCCGAGCAGGTGAACCGGGTCACCGTCCGCCACGAATCCGCGGTCGCCGAATGCGAGCGACTCGAAACCGGCCTGGCCCAAGCGCAGGCCGCCGTGTCCGATGCGGAGGCGAAAGCGGAAGCCGCCAAAGCTGCGCTGGACGAGGCGATCGCGGCTCCGCGTCCGGTCCTCGACGCCTCCGCGCGAGACGGGCTGCTCGAGACGCTCGAGATGGCCCGTGAGGGCGAGGTGCGAGCGCGGCTGGAGATCGAGACGCTGCGGGAACGCGTGCGCGCGGCCCAGGCGCGGGTGACGAGTCTCGAGCGGCAGCGCGAGCAGGAGCGCGATGCCGCGGCCGAAGCGGCGCGGCGTGCGGTGATCCGTCGTGCCCAGCGCGAAGCGGCTTCGGGCGTCGCGGAGGAGCTGCCGCGGATCCTCGACTCCCTCGACCGCTCGGTCACCGAGGCGCGCCTGGCCCTGGCCGAGGCGGAGGCCGCGCGTTCGGCGCAGAACGAGGAGCTCGTCGGGCTCCGCGCCCAGGAGACGTCGCTGCGGGAGCGCCTCGCGGGTCTGACCGAGAGCGTGCACGGTCTCGAGTTGCAGATCCACGAGAAGAAACTCCATCTCAACAGCCTGCTCGAGCGGGTCTCGTCTGAGCTGGCCCTCGACGAAGATATTCTCGTCGCGGAATATGGCCCTGATCAGCTCGTACCGCGCGACCCGGGAGTCGAGCACCCCGCAGACGAGCTACTCGACGACACGGCGATCCCCTTCGACCGCCGCATCCAGCAGCGCCGTCTGGCCGATGCCGAGCGGAAGCTTGCGCAGCTCGGACGCGTCAATCCGCTGGCGCTCGAGGAGTTCGCCGCGCTGGAGCAGCGCCATGCCTTCCTCACCGAGCAGCTGGCCGATCTCACGCAGACGCGTCAGGACCTCCTGACGATCATCGCCGACCTCGACGAGCGCATGCAGACCATCTTCGCGAGCGCCTTCGAGGACACGAAGGAGGCGTTCGGTCAGGTCTTCCCGCTGCTGTTTCCCGGTGGCACGGGGAGCATCTCCCTCACCGACCCGGAGAACATGCTGACCACCGGCATCGAGGTGTCGGTGCGTCCGGTCGGGAAGAAGATCGAGCGACTCTCGCTGCTCTCCGGCGGTGAGCGTTCGCTGGCCGCGGTCGCCCTGCTCGTGGCGATCTTCAAGGCGCGGCCGAGCCCGTTCTACATTCTCGACGAGGTCGAGGCGGCGCTCGATGATGCGAACCTGGGGCGCCTGCTCACGGTGTTCGAGCAGCTGCGAGAGAGCTCCCAGCTGTTGATCATCACGCACCAGAAGCGCACGATGGAGATCGCCGACGCCCTTTACGGAGTCTCGATGCGCCAGGACGGCGTGTCGGCGGTCGTCGGTCAGCGCGTGGGGGACCGGGCCGCAGCCGCGGTGTGA
- the lipB gene encoding lipoyl(octanoyl) transferase LipB, with the protein MLEILTPGFAPTPVPYIEGWELQRRVHADVVAGLRPDTLILLEHEAVYTAGKRTEPHERPQDGTPVIDVDRGGKITWHGPGQLVGYPIVRLIEPIDVVAHVRRLERLLIEVLKPFGIDGYQVDGRSGVWVRRPLSEDKVAAIGVRVQQGVTMHGFAINCDNTLAGFQGIVPCGITDAGVTTASEVVGAAVSPLDLVEAVTQAFVTEYGRTELTGVPA; encoded by the coding sequence ATGCTCGAGATCCTCACTCCGGGGTTCGCTCCGACGCCTGTGCCGTACATCGAAGGGTGGGAGTTGCAGAGACGTGTCCATGCCGACGTGGTCGCGGGCCTCCGCCCGGACACGCTGATCCTCCTCGAACACGAGGCCGTCTACACGGCGGGGAAGCGCACCGAGCCGCACGAGCGTCCGCAAGACGGCACCCCGGTGATCGATGTCGACCGCGGGGGCAAGATCACCTGGCACGGCCCGGGGCAGCTGGTGGGGTATCCGATCGTGCGGCTGATCGAGCCCATCGACGTCGTCGCGCATGTGCGTCGTCTGGAGCGCCTCCTCATCGAAGTCCTGAAACCGTTCGGGATCGACGGCTATCAGGTCGACGGTCGAAGCGGAGTGTGGGTGCGACGCCCGCTCTCCGAGGACAAGGTCGCTGCGATCGGCGTGCGGGTGCAGCAGGGGGTGACGATGCACGGCTTCGCGATCAACTGCGACAACACGCTCGCCGGATTCCAGGGCATCGTCCCGTGCGGCATCACAGACGCCGGCGTCACGACCGCGAGCGAGGTCGTCGGCGCCGCCGTCTCCCCGCTCGATCTCGTCGAAGCGGTGACCCAGGCCTTCGTCACCGAATACGGTCGCACCGAACTGACAGGAGTCCCCGCATGA
- a CDS encoding TetR/AcrR family transcriptional regulator, producing MSSTGRAGRPKASSRETLAEAACELFLERGYDATSVADITQRAGVSRSSFFNYFTSKSDVLWSGMDERIGEAIRSLGGLGSGASGDAVRRILLLVVHGFEPDPLALALRNAAAMGLQDELVRDTGLRLARLSDAVAVAARSAGIDVIRADIVGAAYAAAVLSALRVWAEQGAGRGTPEAVLHEALGVINDLPWKE from the coding sequence ATGAGTTCCACCGGCCGAGCAGGGCGCCCGAAGGCGTCTTCGCGAGAGACTCTCGCGGAGGCGGCCTGCGAGCTCTTCCTGGAGCGTGGGTACGACGCGACGTCGGTGGCGGACATCACCCAGCGAGCCGGCGTGAGCAGATCGAGCTTCTTCAACTACTTCACATCGAAGAGCGACGTGCTGTGGTCGGGCATGGACGAGCGCATCGGCGAAGCGATCCGGTCACTCGGCGGGCTGGGGAGCGGGGCATCCGGAGATGCGGTGCGCCGGATCCTGCTCCTCGTCGTGCACGGTTTCGAGCCGGATCCGCTCGCCCTCGCGCTCCGCAACGCCGCGGCGATGGGATTGCAGGATGAGCTCGTGAGGGACACGGGCCTCCGTCTGGCACGGCTTTCCGATGCTGTTGCTGTCGCGGCGCGGAGTGCCGGTATCGACGTCATCCGTGCCGACATCGTCGGAGCAGCCTACGCCGCTGCCGTGCTCTCGGCGCTGCGCGTCTGGGCTGAGCAGGGGGCGGGGCGAGGAACGCCGGAGGCCGTGTTGCACGAGGCGCTCGGCGTGATCAACGACCTCCCCTGGAAAGAATGA
- the lipA gene encoding lipoyl synthase: MTAAPDGRKLLRLEIRNAETPIERKPEWIKTKAKMGPEYTALHSLVKSEDLHTVCQEAGCPNIYECWEDREATFLIGGSQCTRRCDFCQIDTGKPDAYDTDEPRRVAESVARMNLRYATVTSVARDDLPDTGAWLNAETVRKIHELNPNTGVELLANEHNADPAFLGQIFDARPEVFAHNVETVPRIFKRIRPAFRYERSLNVLTQARDAGLITKSNLILGMGEEPEEVVQALNDLHEAGCDIITITQYLRPTPRHLPVARWVKPAEFVEFKEEAERIGFLGVLAGPLVRSSYRAGRLWAQSMVSKGRDIPDHLSHIAESADLGFAQAV, encoded by the coding sequence ATGACCGCCGCCCCCGATGGCCGCAAGCTCCTCCGTCTCGAGATCCGGAACGCGGAGACGCCGATCGAGCGCAAGCCGGAGTGGATCAAGACCAAGGCGAAGATGGGCCCGGAGTACACGGCACTCCATTCCCTCGTCAAGAGCGAGGACCTGCACACGGTGTGCCAGGAGGCGGGCTGTCCGAACATCTACGAGTGCTGGGAGGATCGCGAGGCGACGTTCCTCATCGGCGGCTCCCAGTGCACCCGTCGATGCGACTTCTGCCAGATCGACACGGGAAAGCCCGATGCGTACGACACCGACGAGCCCCGGCGCGTCGCCGAGAGCGTGGCACGGATGAACCTCCGCTACGCCACGGTGACGAGCGTCGCCCGCGACGATCTGCCCGACACCGGCGCGTGGCTCAACGCGGAGACCGTACGGAAGATCCATGAGCTCAACCCGAACACCGGAGTCGAGCTGCTCGCGAACGAGCACAACGCCGACCCGGCCTTCCTGGGCCAGATCTTCGACGCCCGGCCCGAGGTGTTCGCCCATAACGTAGAGACGGTGCCCCGCATCTTCAAGCGCATCCGCCCCGCGTTCCGCTATGAGCGCTCGCTGAACGTCCTCACCCAGGCACGCGATGCCGGCCTGATCACGAAGTCGAACCTGATCCTCGGCATGGGCGAGGAGCCGGAAGAGGTCGTGCAAGCCCTGAACGACCTGCACGAGGCCGGCTGCGACATCATCACGATCACGCAGTACCTCCGGCCCACGCCCCGTCACCTGCCGGTCGCGCGATGGGTGAAGCCGGCGGAATTCGTCGAGTTCAAGGAAGAGGCCGAGCGGATCGGCTTCCTGGGCGTGCTCGCAGGTCCCCTGGTGCGGTCATCGTACCGTGCGGGACGTCTGTGGGCGCAGTCGATGGTGTCCAAGGGACGCGATATCCCCGACCACCTGTCGCACATCGCCGAGAGCGCCGACCTCGGTTTCGCGCAGGCCGTCTGA
- the ffh gene encoding signal recognition particle protein — protein sequence MATFGTLSDRLTETFRNLRTKGKLTAADVDGTVREIRRALLDADVALVVVKEFTAKVRERALGDEVNKALNPAQQVVQIVNEELVQILGGEQRRLQFAKTAPTVIMLAGLQGSGKTTFAGKLAKQLEGEGHTPLLVAADLQRPNAVNQLQVVAEQAGAAVYAPEPGNGVGDPVKVSREGVEYARRQQHDVVIIDTAGRLGVDAELMKQAADIRKAVDPDEVLFVIDAMIGQDAVNTAKAFQEGVDFTGVVLSKLDGDARGGAALSVASVTGRPIIFASTGERLEDLEPFHPDRMASRILDLGDILTLIEQAQQAFDEEEAMKMAEKLATEAFTLEDFLDQLQQMKKMGSMKKMLGMLPGMGQMKQQLEDFDEREIDRTEAIIRSMTPGERRNPKVLNGSRRLRIARGSGMTVTDVNQLVQRFEQAAKMMKTVARGGTPNIPGMGAVPGMGRPGASSKRGKKTKSSGGSRSGNPAKRAAENAGITATSTPTGSGFGLGGAAGQAPSEADLAEIQKLFGKG from the coding sequence ATGGCTACCTTTGGCACGCTCTCCGATCGACTCACCGAGACCTTCCGCAATCTGCGCACGAAGGGAAAGCTCACTGCTGCCGACGTCGACGGCACCGTGCGCGAGATCCGCCGCGCACTGCTCGACGCCGACGTCGCACTCGTCGTCGTCAAGGAGTTCACCGCGAAGGTGCGCGAACGCGCCCTCGGTGACGAGGTCAACAAGGCGCTGAACCCCGCGCAGCAGGTCGTCCAGATCGTCAACGAGGAACTGGTGCAGATCCTCGGCGGCGAGCAGCGGCGCCTGCAGTTCGCGAAGACCGCACCGACCGTCATCATGCTCGCGGGCCTGCAGGGTTCCGGTAAGACGACCTTCGCGGGCAAGCTCGCGAAGCAGCTCGAGGGGGAGGGCCACACGCCTCTCCTGGTGGCCGCCGACCTCCAGCGCCCGAACGCCGTCAACCAGCTGCAGGTGGTGGCCGAGCAGGCAGGTGCCGCGGTCTACGCGCCCGAGCCCGGCAACGGTGTCGGCGATCCCGTGAAGGTATCGCGCGAGGGCGTCGAGTACGCGCGTCGTCAGCAGCACGACGTCGTGATCATCGACACCGCGGGTCGTCTCGGCGTCGATGCCGAGCTCATGAAGCAGGCCGCCGACATCCGCAAGGCCGTGGACCCCGATGAGGTTCTGTTCGTCATCGACGCGATGATCGGTCAGGATGCCGTCAACACGGCGAAGGCGTTCCAGGAGGGTGTCGACTTCACCGGCGTCGTCCTGTCCAAGCTCGACGGCGATGCCCGCGGTGGGGCGGCGCTGTCGGTGGCCTCGGTCACCGGTCGTCCGATCATCTTCGCCTCCACAGGAGAGCGTCTCGAAGACCTCGAGCCGTTCCACCCCGACCGCATGGCGAGCCGCATCCTCGACCTCGGCGACATCCTGACCCTCATCGAGCAGGCCCAGCAGGCCTTCGATGAGGAAGAGGCCATGAAGATGGCCGAGAAGCTCGCGACCGAGGCCTTCACCCTCGAGGACTTCCTCGACCAGCTTCAGCAGATGAAGAAGATGGGTTCGATGAAGAAGATGCTCGGGATGCTCCCGGGCATGGGTCAGATGAAGCAGCAGCTCGAAGACTTCGACGAGCGTGAGATCGACCGCACCGAGGCCATCATCCGCTCGATGACCCCGGGGGAGCGTCGCAACCCCAAGGTGCTCAACGGCTCGCGTCGTCTGCGCATCGCGCGTGGTTCCGGCATGACCGTCACGGACGTGAATCAGCTGGTGCAGCGCTTCGAGCAGGCCGCGAAGATGATGAAGACCGTGGCCCGCGGCGGCACGCCGAACATTCCCGGTATGGGTGCGGTCCCCGGAATGGGGCGGCCTGGCGCATCCTCGAAGCGCGGCAAGAAGACGAAGTCCTCCGGTGGCTCGCGTTCGGGCAACCCGGCGAAGCGCGCGGCGGAGAACGCCGGAATCACCGCGACCTCGACGCCGACCGGTTCGGGCTTCGGCCTCGGTGGTGCTGCAGGCCAAGCGCCGAGTGAGGCCGACCTCGCCGAGATCCAGAAGCTGTTCGGCAAGGGCTGA
- a CDS encoding DUF2004 domain-containing protein, whose amino-acid sequence MAIEHDYFGLLSSGPDGSIFWSETVELGDQSVTVDLTAPDQDDVSADALDIAAGLIAGLENVDGTARRGMLSEVDDRTSEVTEYILQQQEAYGDDLPEVLVDVSGDAAVDIIRSLRLMSMTILADEHGGSEPFAVLEYALDDSSSDDVLLVNLGSDGTVQSVMSAD is encoded by the coding sequence ATGGCGATCGAACACGACTACTTCGGACTCCTGTCCTCGGGCCCCGACGGCTCGATCTTCTGGTCGGAGACCGTCGAACTCGGAGACCAGAGCGTCACCGTCGATCTGACCGCTCCGGACCAGGACGACGTGTCCGCGGACGCGCTGGACATCGCCGCGGGTCTCATCGCCGGACTTGAGAACGTCGACGGCACCGCGCGGCGCGGGATGCTCTCCGAGGTCGATGACCGTACCAGCGAGGTGACCGAGTACATCCTCCAGCAGCAGGAGGCCTACGGCGACGATCTCCCCGAGGTCCTCGTCGACGTGTCAGGGGATGCGGCCGTGGACATCATCCGGTCGCTGCGCCTGATGAGCATGACCATCCTCGCCGACGAGCACGGCGGTTCGGAGCCCTTCGCCGTCCTCGAGTACGCCCTGGACGACAGCTCATCCGACGACGTCCTGCTCGTGAATCTCGGCTCGGACGGCACAGTGCAGTCGGTGATGAGCGCCGACTGA
- a CDS encoding GNAT family N-acetyltransferase, whose protein sequence is MTIAEPTITPLIVPTSIDDDTAAEFRAYGELNRQICDEQVGLPGLALEAAQVLPGWQDDTDSLDRGFVARVDGEIVGMVTISFAQEEEANAGEIDMLVPEAHWGHGIENALLARAEEEARSRGRTVLQLWSLHRPEKTERMLVPRTGWGRVPATPLSDLAESAGYTLEQVERNSEFDLRSDPALLRTALAEANAHAGSEYRIVEWMLPTPPELRAAYAGILARLSTDAPSGEMDFVAEVWDADRVARRDGRIADSGRVVSVAAVQHVPTGDIVAYNELLIGTDHTGVTHQYGTLVSKDHRGHRLGTIVKCANLLRWQALMPESPVVSTFNAEENRPMLSINEKIGFRPVSYAGGWQKKL, encoded by the coding sequence ATGACCATCGCTGAACCGACGATCACGCCGTTGATCGTCCCGACCTCGATCGATGACGACACGGCGGCGGAGTTCCGGGCGTACGGCGAACTCAACCGCCAGATCTGCGACGAGCAGGTCGGACTTCCGGGCCTCGCCCTGGAGGCGGCGCAGGTTCTGCCCGGCTGGCAGGACGACACCGACTCGCTGGACCGCGGCTTCGTCGCCCGTGTCGACGGTGAGATCGTCGGCATGGTGACGATCTCCTTCGCGCAGGAGGAGGAGGCGAACGCCGGCGAGATCGACATGCTCGTGCCGGAGGCGCACTGGGGTCATGGCATCGAGAACGCGCTGCTCGCGCGCGCCGAGGAGGAGGCCAGGTCGCGCGGTCGCACCGTTCTGCAGCTGTGGAGCCTGCACCGGCCGGAAAAGACCGAGCGCATGCTCGTGCCGAGGACCGGGTGGGGCCGCGTGCCGGCCACGCCCCTGAGCGATCTGGCCGAATCCGCCGGATACACGCTCGAGCAGGTCGAGCGGAACAGCGAGTTCGATCTGCGCTCCGACCCGGCGCTCCTGCGCACGGCGCTGGCGGAGGCGAACGCTCATGCCGGTTCGGAGTACCGGATCGTGGAGTGGATGCTGCCGACGCCGCCGGAACTGCGCGCGGCATACGCCGGCATCCTCGCACGCCTGTCGACAGACGCCCCGAGCGGGGAGATGGACTTCGTCGCCGAGGTGTGGGACGCCGATCGTGTCGCACGGCGGGATGGGCGAATCGCCGACTCCGGACGTGTCGTCTCGGTCGCCGCCGTGCAGCACGTCCCCACCGGCGACATCGTCGCCTACAACGAGCTGCTGATCGGGACCGATCACACGGGCGTCACCCATCAGTACGGCACCCTGGTGTCGAAGGACCACCGCGGTCATCGGCTCGGGACGATCGTGAAGTGCGCGAACCTGCTGCGGTGGCAGGCACTGATGCCGGAGTCGCCCGTCGTCTCCACGTTCAACGCGGAGGAGAACCGCCCGATGCTCAGCATCAACGAGAAGATCGGCTTCCGGCCGGTATCGTATGCCGGCGGGTGGCAGAAGAAGCTCTGA
- the ftsY gene encoding signal recognition particle-docking protein FtsY, whose translation MAEKSWSLGRALRGMFVKPTIDQTTWEDLETALITADFGPDISERVVEELRAKVDKYRTTDPRDLQRMLRETLEEHFAKFDTTLKLTERPAVVLVVGVNGVGKTTTIGKFTKFLRGYQRSVVVGAADTFRAAAVDQLATWAQRGGAAIVRPQQEGQDPASVAFQTVEYAKREGIEIAIIDTAGRLHTKGGLMDELTKVRRVIEKQAPISEVLLVLDATTGQNGVMQAEAFLEHAGVTGLVLTKLDGSAKGGFVLAVQERTGIPVKLLGQGEGIDDLTGFTPHVFVQSLVG comes from the coding sequence ATGGCGGAGAAGTCCTGGTCTCTCGGTCGCGCACTGCGCGGCATGTTCGTCAAGCCCACCATCGACCAGACGACGTGGGAGGACCTCGAGACGGCGCTGATCACGGCCGACTTCGGGCCTGACATCAGCGAACGCGTCGTCGAGGAGCTGCGTGCCAAGGTCGACAAGTACCGCACGACCGATCCTCGGGACCTCCAGCGCATGCTGCGCGAGACCCTCGAAGAGCACTTCGCGAAGTTCGACACGACACTCAAGCTCACCGAGCGTCCGGCGGTCGTGCTGGTCGTCGGCGTCAACGGCGTCGGCAAGACGACGACCATCGGCAAGTTCACCAAGTTCCTCCGCGGCTATCAGCGCAGTGTCGTCGTCGGTGCAGCCGACACGTTCCGTGCTGCGGCCGTCGACCAGCTCGCCACCTGGGCCCAGCGCGGGGGAGCGGCGATCGTCCGTCCGCAGCAGGAGGGCCAGGACCCCGCTTCCGTTGCCTTCCAGACGGTCGAGTACGCCAAGCGGGAAGGGATCGAGATCGCGATCATCGACACCGCCGGCCGCCTGCACACCAAGGGCGGGCTCATGGATGAGCTCACCAAGGTGCGCCGTGTCATCGAGAAGCAGGCGCCCATCAGCGAGGTGCTGCTGGTCCTCGATGCCACGACGGGCCAGAACGGCGTGATGCAGGCCGAGGCTTTCCTGGAGCACGCGGGCGTCACGGGGCTCGTCCTGACCAAGCTCGACGGTTCCGCGAAGGGCGGGTTCGTGCTTGCGGTGCAAGAGCGCACCGGCATCCCCGTGAAGCTGCTCGGACAGGGCGAGGGGATCGACGATCTCACCGGATTCACCCCCCATGTGTTCGTCCAGTCATTGGTCGGTTGA
- a CDS encoding RNA polymerase sigma factor encodes MSRHPEDALLLAAFEASASDLLAYLSRRVGPDDAADLLSETMVVAWRRVRRLPDDPERARMWLFGVARGTLLNHSRGERRRWALADRIRSHVSQELSTAPADAGAEVRDAISRLDPDLAELVRLVHWDGFSLTDAAELLGVPASTVRGRYQRAKVELRAALSVEAPLA; translated from the coding sequence GTGAGTCGGCACCCGGAGGATGCGTTGCTCCTCGCGGCTTTTGAGGCGAGCGCGTCGGATCTACTCGCATACCTCTCGCGTCGAGTCGGCCCCGACGACGCTGCAGATCTCCTGAGCGAGACCATGGTCGTCGCGTGGCGCCGCGTTCGTCGACTGCCTGACGATCCCGAGCGTGCACGGATGTGGTTGTTTGGCGTTGCACGCGGAACGCTGCTCAATCATTCGCGCGGGGAGCGGCGGCGCTGGGCGCTGGCGGACCGCATTCGTTCTCACGTCTCGCAGGAGCTTTCGACGGCCCCTGCCGACGCGGGCGCAGAGGTACGCGATGCGATCTCGCGTCTCGACCCGGACCTCGCCGAACTCGTCCGTCTGGTGCACTGGGACGGTTTCTCCCTGACCGACGCGGCCGAACTGCTGGGGGTTCCCGCGTCGACGGTGCGGGGGCGCTACCAGAGGGCGAAGGTCGAGCTCCGCGCCGCGCTGAGCGTGGAGGCTCCACTCGCGTAG